The following proteins are co-located in the Pelecanus crispus isolate bPelCri1 chromosome 5, bPelCri1.pri, whole genome shotgun sequence genome:
- the SLC23A3 gene encoding solute carrier family 23 member 3, giving the protein MNGGHCGAPGARNPVLPSCSLQKMCSWMLSCCLALQHLAVQASLLCIFHLLLLPTLPEEPPHAQATSELLARSLFACGISTVLQTTLGSRLPLVQIPSFEYLVPAMVLSSHLSLGASTDRNGTAVASVCPAPHCTITGSWAASLREVSGAVLVSGLVQLVLGVSGMCGWAAQHCGPMVLAPSLSIIGLSAYKEAAFFCSTNWGVALLLVLLTVTFSQHLGSCRLPFCTWPQAQRGSMEPPVPTLRTFSVLLPFAGVCIVCAILSHLHVPWESLDLAMAQLSWANSTFHAPWLRIPYAGEWGWPLLTPRALAAGIAMAIGCSMNSVGCYVLCGRLLRAPRLPPHACNRGLCMEGLGSLLAGLLGTPGGTAASIPNACAAGLTQAGSRPSVQVSALVCVVLGMSPRLAGLLTHIPLAVHGGVLCVTYAVAVGTGISYFQYADIDSGRNIFIVGFAMFMALLVPRWLSAAPAHLATGWVPLDLLFLSLLMVPIFLTGFLSFFLENTVSGTQEERGLLSELAPQKARAGDRRPHGERDEAGQAYGLPARLRRLLPSSCKAFPCCFLCPGSKEEKEEEEEGSHAAEEGTAAPGEGTHLLPKPGSGELQPARRPSETEMPTWHTVA; this is encoded by the exons atgAATGGGGGCCACTGTGGTGCGCCTGGTGCCAGAAACCCTGTGCTcccatcctgctccctgcagaaGATGTGCTCCTGGATGCTGAGTTGTTGCTTAGCCCTTCAG CACCTGGCCGTGCAGGCCTCCTTGCTCTGcatcttccacctcctcctgctgcccaccctgcctgAGGAGCCGCCCCACGCCCAGGCTACCAGCGAGCTGCTGGCACGCAGCCTCTTTGCCTGTGGCATCTCCACAGTGCTGCAGACCACCCTGGGGAGCCG gctgccgCTGGTTCAGATCCCATCCTTCGAGTACCTGGTCCCTGCCATGGTGCTGAGCTCCCACCTGTCCCTTGGTGCCAGCACAGACAGGAACG GCACAGCCGTGGCCAGCGTGTGCCCTGCACCGCACTGCACCATCAcagggagctgggctgcctCGCTGCGAGAG GTCTCTGGAGCCGTGCTGGTCTCTGGGCTGGTTCAGCTGGTGCTGGGAGTGTCCGGCATGTGTGGGTGGGCAGCCCAGCACTGCGGGCCCATGGTCCTGGCCCCCAGCCTCTCCATCATCGGGCTGTCTGCGTACAAGGAGGCCGCTTTCTTCTGCTCCACTAACTGGGGGGTAGCTCTGCT GCTTGTGCTCCTCACTGTCACCTTCTCCCAGCACCTGGGGTCCTGCCGCCTGCCCTTCTGCACCTGGCCCCAGGCTCAGAGGGGCTCCATGGAGCCACCTGTCCCCACCCTGCGCACATTCTCG GTACTGCTCCCATTTGCTGGTGTCTGCATTGTTTGTGCCATCCTCAGCCATCTCCACGTCCCCTGGGAATCGCTGGACCTGGCCATGGCACAGCTGTCCTGGGCCAACAGCACCTTCCATGCACCTTGGCTCCGCATCCCCTATGCAg GCGAGTGGGGGTGGCCGCTGCTCACCCCTCGGGCACTGGCAGCGGGCATTGCCATGGCCATCGGTTGCAGCATGAACTCGGTGGGCTGCTACGTGCTGTGTGGGAGGCTGCTGCGagccccccgcctgcccccccaTGCCTGCAACCGGGGGCTCTGCATGGAAGGGCTGggcagcctcctggcagggctgctgggcaccccagggggcacagctgccagcatccccaACGCCTGCGCTGCTGGCCTCACGCAG GCTGGCTCTCGCCCCTCAGTGCAAGTAAGCGCACTGGTGTGCGTGGTGCTGGGCATGTCCCCGAGGCTGGCAGGGCTCCTCACCCACATCCCACTGGCAGTTCACG GGGGGGTGCTCTGCGTCACCTACGCCGTGGCTGTGGGCACGGGGATCTCCTACTTCCAGTATGCAGATATTGACTCGGGGAGGAACATCTTCATCGTTGGCTTTGCCATGTTCATGGCACTACTGGTGCCACGGTGGCTCAGCGCTGCTCCAGCTCACCTGGCCACAG GCTGGGTGCCCCTggacctcctcttcctctccctgctcaTGGTGCCCATCTTCTTAACTGGCTTCTTGTCATTTTTCCTGGAGAACACGGTCTCAG GAACCCAGGAGGAGCGAGGGCTGCTCTCTGAGTTGGCGCCGCAGAAAGCCAGGGCAGGCGATCGCCGTCCCCATGGAGAGAGGGATGAAGCTGGCCAGGCCTATGGGCTCCCTGCCAGGCTGAGGAGGCTGCTGCCATCCTCCTGCAAAGCCTTcccctgctgcttcctctgtccagggagcaaggaggagaaggaagaggaggaggagggcagccaTGCTGCCGAGGAGGGGACTGCTGCACCAGGAGAAGGGACACACCTGCTCCCCAAACCCGGCTCAggggagctgcagccagccaggagGCCAAGTGAGACAGAGATGCCCACATGGCACACTGTGGCCTga
- the RETREG2 gene encoding reticulophagy regulator 2: MASGRAEETVAAAAAEEEEEEAAAAAAARLAAALRQRLRGWEAALAAAQRLLVWERPLHSLVTAAALGGALWLFSSTSLRPLFLLSMSLLGILLLERWKPRFLFDFSAQPSEELGGESEGVTSGAQPHLLSVPELCHCLAESWVTFRLYLQELLQYKRQNPAKFCMSVCSGCLILAVVGHYVPGIMISYIILLSILLWPLVVYHELIQRMYTRLEPVLMKLDYSMKAETLHHKHEKKKRQGKSEPAAGDEPTAETESESEAELSGFSPVVDVKKTALALSITDSELSDEEASILESGGFSVSRATTPQLTDVSEDLDQQSLHSEPEESFSKDLAEFPSVEEYHSRDLGPQSDEDAFGVPLGPELAHAARELDSAEEAAADSDLSILRLASPLHFVNTHFNGSGQAAGGSAEPKTVPAPGLGICIDTLSEEIVTTAITTAVQNTLSALLRSSEASEGPSLSEFLPTEPEEKLSFQAQLSETEVVETETAASPEDEEEADDFELLDQGELEQMDVELGLGEEQEAQESPAAPAPPSPTLAELPKQGDEEEAVMTAASMS; the protein is encoded by the exons ATGGCGAGCGGCCGGGCCGAGGAGACAgtggcggcggcagcggccgaggaggaggaggaggaggcggcggcagcggcggcggcgcggctggcggcggcgctgcggcagcggctgcggggctgggaggcggcgctggcggcggcgcAGCGGCTGCTGGTGTGGGAGAGGCCGCTGCACAGCCTGGTCACCGCCGCCGCGCTCGGCGGGGCCCTCTG GTTGTTTTCCTCCACCTCCCTGAGACCCCTTTTTCTCCTCAGCATGTCCCTTCTTGGCATCCTTTTGCTGGAGCGGTGGAAGCCCAGGTTCCTGTTTGATTTCTCAG CACAGCCAtcggaggagctgggaggggagag TGAGGGGGTGACTTCAGGGGCACAACCTCACCTGCTCAGTGTCCCTGAACTGTGCCACTGTCTGGCAGAGAGCTGGGTCACCTTCAGGCTGTACCTGCAGGAACTGCTACAGTACAAGAGGCAAAATCCTGCCAAG tTCTGCATGAGTGTCTGTTCAGGCTGCCTGATTCTGGCTGTAGTTGGACACTATGTTCCAGGCATAATGATCTCCTACATCATTT TGCTCAGCATTCTGCTTTGGCCTCTGGTGGTCTACCACGAGCTGATCCAGAGGATGTACACGCGTTTGGAGCCTGTCCTGATGAAACTGGACTACAGTATGAAGGCAGAGACGCTGCACCACAAGCATGAGAAGAAGA AGCGACAAGGGAAGAGTGAGCCTGCAGCAGGTGATGAGCCAACAGCAGAGACGGAGAGTGAGAGTGAGGCAGAGCTGTCGGGCTTCTCCCCAGTG GTGGATGTGAAAAAGACTGCCTTGGCACTGTCAATCACAGATTCTGAGCTCTCTGATGAGGAGGCTTCCATCCTGGAGAGTGGGGGCTTTTCTGTCTCAAGGGCTACCACCCCACAGCTGACAGACGTTTCTGAAG ACCTGGATCAGCAAAGCCTGCACAGCGAGCCAGAGGAGTCATTTTCCAAGGACCTGGCAGAGTTTCCCTCCGTGGAAGAATATCATTCCAGAGACCTGGGACCACAGAGTGATGAAGATGCATTTGGTGTGCCTCTGGGTCCTGAGCTTGCCCACGCTGCCCGTGAGCTGGACTCGGCAGAGGAGGCGGCCGCGGACTCTGACCTTTCCATCCTTCGCCTAGCGTCTCCTCTCCATTTTGTAAATACGCACTTCAATGGGAGCGGGCAAGCGGCCGGAGGCAGCGCAGAGCCAAAGACTGTCCCTGCCCCGGGCCTGGGCATCTGCATTGACACGCTGAGCGAGGAGATCGTCACCACTGCCATTACCACGGCAGTGCAGAACaccctctctgccctgctgcgGTCCTCGGAGGCCAGCGAGGGGCCCTCCCTCTCCGAGTTCCTGCCCACCGAGCCCGAAGAGAAACTGAGCTTCCAAGCACAGCTGTCAGAGACCGAAGTGGTGGAGACGGAGACAGCAGCTTCAccggaggatgaggaggaagcaGATGACTTTGAGCTACTGGATCAGGGGGAGCTGGAGCAAATGGATGTAGAGCTGGGGCttggagaggagcaggaggcacAGGAGTCTCCTGCCGCTCCGGCTCCCCCGTCTCCCACACTTGCTGAGCTGCCAAAGCAAGGAGATGAGGAGGAGGCAGTGATGACAGCAGCGTCTATGTCTTAG
- the ZFAND2B gene encoding AN1-type zinc finger protein 2B isoform X1, with the protein MEFPDLGAHCSWPACQRLDFLPLKCDACEQIFCTDHIAYAQHDCTSAYKKDVQVPVCPLCNTPVPVRRGEMPDVVVGEHIDRDCKSDPAQRKRKIFTNKCLKPGCKQKEMMKVICDQCHKNYCLKHRHPLDHDCSGAGRPLSKAGHAAVARAQASSSKTVTASSSGAARPADSPSSPASARGGRAAASQNPSTSPPAVMLQNGLSEEEALQRALEMSLAESARSSAHPPSSTQEEEDLALAQALSASEAEYQQSQRQAHGSKPSNCSMS; encoded by the exons ATGGAGTTCCCGGACCTGGGCGCCCACTGCTCCTGGCCCGCCTGCCAGCGCCTGG ACTTCCTTCCCCTGAAGTGCGACGCCTGCGAGCAGATCTTCTGCACCGACCACATCGCTTACGCCCAGCACGACTGCACCTCTGCCTACAAGAAG GATGTGCAGGTCCCCGTGTGTCCCCTCTGCAACACCCCGGTCCCCGTGAGGCGTGGGGAGATGCCCGATGTCGTGGTGGGTGAGCACATTGACCGTGACTGCAAGTCCGACCCCGCACAGCGCAAGCGCAAG ATATTCACGAACAAATGTTTGAAGCCTGGCTGCAAGCAGAAGGAGATGATGAAGGTGATCTGTGACCAGTGCCACAAGAACTACTGCCTCAAGCACCGGCACCCCCTGGACCACGACTGCAGCGGGGCAGGGCGTCCCCTCTCCAAAGCAGG GCACGCTGCAGTTGCGAGAGCCCAGGCATCCTCCTCCAAAACAGTCACCGCATCGAGCAGTGGAGCTGCCCGGCCAGCAGACAGCCCCTCTTCTCCGGCCTCTGCCAG aggaggcagagcagctgcGTCACAGAATCCCAGCACCTCCCCTCCAGCTGTCATGCTGCAGAACGGGCTG agTGAGGAAGAGGCACTGCAGCGAGCTCTGGAGATGTCCCTGGCAGAGTCAGCACGCAGCTCAGCACATCCACCCAG CAGCacgcaggaggaggaggatctGGCACTGGCCCAGGCGCTGTCAGCGAGCGAAGCTGAGTACCAGCAGTCACAGCGGCAG GCACACGGTTCAAAGCCATCAAACTGCAGCATGTCGTAG
- the CNPPD1 gene encoding protein CNPPD1: MELDGLLLDEEGAFSLSGFQEFTFLPRHQQLSERVRKRLYYGWDKDCSLDNLSSPVADIAVELLQKVAPSPIRRLQKKYVSHVSREACISPCSMMLALVYIERLRHRNPEYLQQISSSDLFLISMMVASKYLYDEGEEEEVFNDEWGAAGKVDVQTMNTLEMNFLSAIDWSLYTDPRELFEVLSWLEGRVAEKQGMWRGWFTYTDLCVLMEQSMWQHVLGQFYQQMMKLACLLGVVYLTGFAAVFASITVVHRSVCMRSVSPAAPRPALFPEEGGCQLDAQPAPASDQPQPKLPDVSPASSTRCLGENETTEEPRRGGVTATALYLWGSVITALSYPKAPDLAQDRSPPQGPFRRVPTACERSNRTAPITAPGQPGPFGLAMLPVPSALHCHACSAGAGPTWDAAPNRKDWLDPLGLRQCSLHTAMDLSRIKSFIFPS; this comes from the exons atGGAGCTGGACGGGCTGCTGCTGGACGAGGAGGGCGCCTTCTCCCTCAGCGGTTTCCAGGAGTTCACG TTCCTGCCCAGGCACCAGCAGCTGAGCGAGAGGGTGCGGAAGCGGCTCTATTATGGCTGGGACAAAGACTGCAGCCTGGATAATCTCTCCAGCCCCGTGGCAG ATATTGCTGTGGAGTTGCTGCAGAAAGTGGCTCCCAGCCCTATCCGCAGACTCCAGAAGAAATATGTGTCTCATGTATCTCG GGAAGCTTGCATCTCACCCTGCTCCATGATGCTGGCACTGGTTTACATTGAGAGACTCCGGCACCGGAACCCTGAATACCTCCAACAGATCTCATCTTCAGACCTCTTCCTGATCTCCATG ATGGTTGCTAGTAAGTACCTGTATGAtgagggtgaggaggaggaggtgttcAACGATgagtggggagcagcagggaaggtgGACGTCCAGACCATGAACACACTGGAGATGAACTTCCTGAGCGCCATT GACTGGAGTCTCTACACAGACCCCCGGGAGCTGTTTGAAGTGCTGAGCTGGCTGGAAGGACG TGTGGCAGAAAAGCAGGGCATGTGGCGTGGGTGGTTCACCTACACGGATCTGTGTGTCCTCATGGAGCAGTCCATGTGGCAGCATGTGCTGGGCCAGTTCTACCAGCAAATGATGAAG ctggCCTGTCTCCTGGGCGTGGTGTACCTGACCGGCTTCGCTGCCGTCTTTGCCTCCATCACTGTGGTGCACCGGTCCGTGTGCATGAGGAGTgtcagccctgcagccccccggcctGCGCTGTTCCCTGAGGAGGGCGGCTGCCAGCTggatgcccagccagccccagcctctgaCCAGCCCCAGCCCAAGCTGCCCGACGTctctccagccagcagcacccgTTGCCTGGGGGAGAACGAGACGACCGAGGAGCCACGTCGCGGGGGTGTCACGGCGACTGCACTCTACCTGTGGGGCAGCGTGATAACGGCTCTGTCTTACCCTAAGGCACCTGATCTAGCCCAAGACAGGAGCCCCCCACAAGGCCCCTTCCGGAGAGTACCCACTGCCTGTGAGAGATCTAACCGTACTGCCCCCATCACAGCCCCCGGCCAGCCTGGCCCCTTCGGACTCGCCATGCTCCCGGTTCCTTCGGCGCTCCACTGCCATGCCTGCTCAGCTGGTGCGGGCCCCACATGGGATGCAGCCCCCAACCGCAAGGACTGGCTGGACCCCCTGGGGCTGAGGCAGTGCTCCTTGCACACTGCCATGGATCTCAGCAGAATCAAGAGCTTCATTTTTCCCAGCTAG
- the ZFAND2B gene encoding AN1-type zinc finger protein 2B isoform X2, translating into MEFPDLGAHCSWPACQRLDFLPLKCDACEQIFCTDHIAYAQHDCTSAYKKDVQVPVCPLCNTPVPVRRGEMPDVVVGEHIDRDCKSDPAQRKRKIFTNKCLKPGCKQKEMMKVICDQCHKNYCLKHRHPLDHDCSGAGRPLSKAGHAAVARAQASSSKTVTASSSGAARPADSPSSPASASFSPVCRGGRAAASQNPSTSPPAVMLQNGLSEEEALQRALEMSLAESARSSAHPPSSTQEEEDLALAQALSASEAEYQQSQRQAHGSKPSNCSMS; encoded by the exons ATGGAGTTCCCGGACCTGGGCGCCCACTGCTCCTGGCCCGCCTGCCAGCGCCTGG ACTTCCTTCCCCTGAAGTGCGACGCCTGCGAGCAGATCTTCTGCACCGACCACATCGCTTACGCCCAGCACGACTGCACCTCTGCCTACAAGAAG GATGTGCAGGTCCCCGTGTGTCCCCTCTGCAACACCCCGGTCCCCGTGAGGCGTGGGGAGATGCCCGATGTCGTGGTGGGTGAGCACATTGACCGTGACTGCAAGTCCGACCCCGCACAGCGCAAGCGCAAG ATATTCACGAACAAATGTTTGAAGCCTGGCTGCAAGCAGAAGGAGATGATGAAGGTGATCTGTGACCAGTGCCACAAGAACTACTGCCTCAAGCACCGGCACCCCCTGGACCACGACTGCAGCGGGGCAGGGCGTCCCCTCTCCAAAGCAGG GCACGCTGCAGTTGCGAGAGCCCAGGCATCCTCCTCCAAAACAGTCACCGCATCGAGCAGTGGAGCTGCCCGGCCAGCAGACAGCCCCTCTTCTCCGGCCTCTGCCAG CTTCTCTCCTGTTtgcagaggaggcagagcagctgcGTCACAGAATCCCAGCACCTCCCCTCCAGCTGTCATGCTGCAGAACGGGCTG agTGAGGAAGAGGCACTGCAGCGAGCTCTGGAGATGTCCCTGGCAGAGTCAGCACGCAGCTCAGCACATCCACCCAG CAGCacgcaggaggaggaggatctGGCACTGGCCCAGGCGCTGTCAGCGAGCGAAGCTGAGTACCAGCAGTCACAGCGGCAG GCACACGGTTCAAAGCCATCAAACTGCAGCATGTCGTAG